Genomic window (Prosthecobacter fusiformis):
GGCCCGATACGCCGTATAGGACTTATCCGAAAAAGCCCCGAATCCCCTAACTGAGCACTGAGCACTGAGCACTGAGCACTGAGCACTGAGCACTGAGCACTGAGCACCGGCTTCAAAACGCCGACTGGCCGTGGACTTTCCATAGCGAACGGGGCGGTTAGAACGGTCTTGCGCGGGACGCACAAGACGGCACGCGAGACGCGTGCGCTCCATGGCGGATGGAATCCCCCCTAGCTCAGCACCACGCCTTCAGCGCGCATCTGGCGGAACCATTCCACATAGGCGGGCACGCCTTCGGCGATGGTGGTGCGGGGCTGGAAGGAGAGAAGCTGGCGGGCTTTGCTGACATCGGCGGAGGTCAGGGGCACGTCACCGGGCTGCTCCGGGAGCTGGTTGATGATGGCTTTTTTCCCCACGGCTTCTTCGATGCTGGCGATGAGGTCATTGAGGGTGACGGTCTGGGAGCCGCCCAGGTTGAAGATATCGCAAATGGGGCCGCTGGTGTAGTTCAGCGCGCCGATGATGCCGTCCACGATGTCGTGAATGAAGGTGTAATCACGGGCGGTGTGACCCTCGCCAAATTTATCAATGGGCAGGCCATCTTGGATGAGGCGGGTGAATTTGGAAATGGCCAGGTCCGGGCGCTGGCGTGGGCCATAGACGGTGAAAAAGCGCAGGCTCACGGTCTTGATGCCGTAAAGATGGCTGTAATTGGAGCACATCTGCTCGCCCGCCATTTTCGTCATCGCATAGGGGCTGATGGTCTGCAAAATGGGGTCTTCCTCACTGAACGGCACCTTTTTATTCACCCCGTAAACGGAGGAACTGCTGGCAAAGACGAAGTGGCGGCAGCCGGTGCGGCGGGCGGCTTCCAGGAGGTTAAAGGTACCCTTGATGTTGGTATCGATATAGAGTTCCGGCTGCTCGATGGAAGGGCGAACGCCGGCCCGTGCGGCCAGGTGGATGACGGCATCGAAGCGGCTCGTTTCGAACAGGCGCTGGATGAGCGGGGCATCCGTGAGCTCACCTTCCTGGAGGGTGATGCGGCTGGCGAAGTTGCGCACGTTGGCGCGCTTGATGGCGGGATTGTAATAATCGTTAAAACTGTCCAGCACGGTCACCTCGTGAGAGCCGCCTTCGAGCAAGCGTTCGACGGTGTGAGAGCCGATGAATCCGGCGCCGCCGGTGACGAGAATCTTCATGGTTGGTCAGAAAAAGAGGACAGTGGGCAGGCAGGGGGCATTTGCAACCAAGAGTGGCTGGAGCTCGAAGATGGTGAGTTTGAGGTGGCTGCGCCCGCCAGGGCGTGTTTG
Coding sequences:
- a CDS encoding NAD-dependent epimerase/dehydratase family protein, with the protein product MKILVTGGAGFIGSHTVERLLEGGSHEVTVLDSFNDYYNPAIKRANVRNFASRITLQEGELTDAPLIQRLFETSRFDAVIHLAARAGVRPSIEQPELYIDTNIKGTFNLLEAARRTGCRHFVFASSSSVYGVNKKVPFSEEDPILQTISPYAMTKMAGEQMCSNYSHLYGIKTVSLRFFTVYGPRQRPDLAISKFTRLIQDGLPIDKFGEGHTARDYTFIHDIVDGIIGALNYTSGPICDIFNLGGSQTVTLNDLIASIEEAVGKKAIINQLPEQPGDVPLTSADVSKARQLLSFQPRTTIAEGVPAYVEWFRQMRAEGVVLS